From Haliotis asinina isolate JCU_RB_2024 chromosome 8, JCU_Hal_asi_v2, whole genome shotgun sequence, a single genomic window includes:
- the LOC137293488 gene encoding tRNA (adenine(58)-N(1))-methyltransferase catalytic subunit TRMT61A-like, whose product MSFAKYKKLIEEGDTVILYLSFNNLIPITVTSGQTHQNKYGALKHSDMIGVAYGSKINLKKGYVYVLHPTSELWTQTVPHRTQILYTTDISMILTQLDLRPGSIVVESGTGSGSLSHSLIKAVMPTGHLHTFEFHKERAEQAAEEFKFHGLADYVTTNHRDVCGDGFQLDHVADAVFLDLPSPWECIASAKQALKKEGGRLCNFSPCIEQVQKACEALSQHGFKDLTTLECLLRNFNVRTVKLPLAELGHCGLETPDSAECVPTKVKVSKVDNSMDKESDVKGQVAGPMCDFIGKMIGKDFVFQTGAPPVNTQGHTGFLTFATLYPS is encoded by the exons ATGAGTTTTGCGAAATACAAGAAGCTGATTGAGGAGGGAGACACGGTTATATTATACCTAAGTTTCAATAACTTGATCCCAATCACGGTCACGAGCGGACAAACCCACCAGAACAAGTACGGGGCTCTGAAGCACTCGGACATGATCGGTGTTGCTTACGGAAGTAAG ATTAACCTGAAGAAGGGCTATGTATATGTTCTGCACCCAACCTCAGAGTTATGGACGCAGACTGTTCCACATCGCACCCAAATCCTCTACACCACTGACATCAGTATGATCTTGACACAGCTTGACCTTCGTCCTGGCAGTATTGTTGTGGAATCTG GCACTGGTAGTGGGTCACTATCCCACTCGCTCATCAAGGCAGTGATGCCAACTGGCCATCTCCACACCTTTGAGTTCCACAAGGAAAGAGCTGAGCAGGCTGCAGAAGAGTTTAAGTTCCATGGACTTGCAGATTATGTTACAACCAATCACCGAGACGTTTGTGGGGATGGCTTTCAACTGGATCATGTGGCTGATGCTGTTTTCCTAGATCTTCCTTCACCTTGGGAATGTATTGCCAGTGCAAAGCAGGCTTTGAAGAAAGAAG gaGGACGACTGTGCAATTTCTCTCCATGTATTGAACAAGTCCAGAAAGCCTGTGAGGCTCTGTCACAGCATGGATTTAAGGATCTCACAACATTGGAGTGTCTCTTGCGTAATTTCAATGTCAGGACTGTCAAACTCCCTTTGGCGGAACTTGGCCATTGTGGGCTTGAGACaccagattctgctgaatgtgtACCAACCAAGGTCAAAGTCTCAAAGGTGGATAACTCTATGGACAAAGAATCTGATGTCAAGGGACAGGTAGCTGGACCTATGTGTGACTTCATAGGAAAAATGATTGGGAAAGACTTTGTTTTCCAGACAGGGGCACCCCCAGTAAACACCCAGGGTCACACAGGCTTTCTAACCTTTGCAACACTGTATCCGTCTTGA
- the LOC137293489 gene encoding uncharacterized protein: protein MCGWGQYLARFTYDLIFFSNDVQTTTIAMAITGSLCCSILWAIIHVVTLIHNPSVNSDPKSAAATTPTELAPLHGLTQMTHRSLISSSLDVVCIRCGRLMSDQKCRYGMCSGCCLGRRQCRVHQPEVVSDSVSMGLRITGPKGIDLSNSCMGSVPERLGFVGAQLTYLNLSCNSLTQLPPDIGCLQGLRELQLNDNQLTHIPSSLGSLHQLTELNLRHNQLTDIPDSLLHLPSLKHLNVEHNLMPSLSPRISHLLLLEELYVGYNCLTSLPSAIGKLFNLKVLSVRHNKMATSLPSSIGQLICLQQLDVEGCDLSCLPSTLGRCMSLRTLKLCHNSLLGYLPFQLAQLQQLQELYVTDNCLSSFPAAMENMAIKMFEVSGNPLITGDTAVISSNETTPTFPPLIEIVARQIVLKKIGSRHHLPQFLQEFLHTRKQCSHCKQPVFHYHHTTIRHGIIGTYHTKVPLKETLCAPHLANKCPVL from the exons ATGTGCGGGTGGGGACAATATCTGGCCAGGTTCACCTATGACCTTATCTTCTTTAGCAATGATGTCCAGACAACCACCATCGCCATGGCAATCACAGGTTCCCTGTGTTGCTCCATCCTGTGGGCCATCATCCATGTTGTCACGCTCATCCATAATCCTTCTGTAAACAGTGACCCAAAGTCTGCCGCCGCCACCACACCCACTGAATTAGCTCCCCTGCATGGCTTGACCCAG ATGACCCACAGGTCACTGATCAGCTCCAGCCTAGATGTTGTGTGTATCAG GTGTGGTCGTCTGATGTCAGACCAAAAGTGTCGATATGGGATGTGCTCTGGATGTTGCCTGGGCCGACGACAGTGTCGCGTGCATCAGCCTGAAGTTGTGTCAGACTCCGTCAGCATGGGGCTACGGATCACTGGGCCCAAAGGAATCGATCTCAG CAACAGTTGTATGGGCAGTGTCCCTGAGCGTCTCGGGTTTGTCGGTGCCCAGCTCACCTACCTCAACCTGTCTTGCAACAGTCTCACCCAACTTCCGCCAGATATTGGCTGTCTCCAGGGGCTGCGAGAACTTCAACTCAACGACAATCAGCTCACCCACATTCCA TCCTCGTTAGGAAGTCTACACCAGCTGACTGAGCTGAATCTGAGACacaaccagctgactgacattcCAG ATTCTCTACTACACCTGCCTAGTCTGAAGCACCTGAACGTGGAGCACAACCTGATGCCCAGCCTGTCACCACGGATCAGTCATCTCTTGCTCCTGGAGGAGCTCTATGTTGG ATATAACTGTCTCACATCTTTACCTAGTGCAATAGGAAAACTTTTTAATTTAAAG GTGCTGTCTGTCCGCCATAACAAGATGGCTACCAGTCTACCCAGCAGTATTGGTCAACTGATCTGTCTCCAACAGCTGGATGTAGAGGGCTGTGATTTGTCGTGCCTACCGTCCACCTTAGGGAGGTGCATGTCACTGCGCACACTCAAGCTCtgtcacaacagtct ActgggttacctccccttccaGCTGGCTCAGTTGCAAcagctgcaagagttgtatgtgaCAGACAACTGTCTTTCATCTTTCCCAGCTGCCATGGAAAACATGGCGATCAAAATGTTTGAAG TTTCAGGTAACCCTCTAATCACAGGGGATACTGCTGTCATTTCCTCCAATGAAACAACACCAACATTCCCTCCTCTTATTGAAATAGTTGCCCGGCAAATAGTATTAAAGAAAATAGGAAGCCGTCATCATCTTCCTCAATTCTTGCAAG AATTCCTCCACACCAGGAAGCAGTGCAGTCATTGTAAACAACCTGTGTTCCACTATCATCATACAACAATCCGCCACGGAATCATTGGAACATACCATACCAAGGTGCCTCTCAAAGAAACTCTGTGTGCACCCCATCTGGCAAACAAATGTCCAGTTTTGTGA